The Psychrobium sp. MM17-31 genome window below encodes:
- a CDS encoding chemotaxis protein CheW — protein MTENQQIDVTSNNRQFLSFILAGEEYATDILKVQEIRDWTQATLVPNSPDYVEGVTNLRGQIIPIINLRTRFSLPKDDSLKNRIVIVLKIDDGERSRLMGLLVDAFAETYDIAEHEIKAAPSKISVIDDEFIIGLATSDEKMLILLDVDELLTSQELTPTINDNVA, from the coding sequence ATGACGGAAAATCAACAAATCGATGTGACGAGTAACAACCGCCAATTTTTGTCATTTATTTTGGCGGGTGAAGAATATGCAACCGACATTTTAAAGGTGCAGGAGATCCGCGACTGGACTCAAGCAACCTTGGTTCCTAACAGCCCTGACTATGTAGAAGGAGTAACGAATTTACGTGGCCAAATTATTCCAATTATCAATTTGCGCACCCGTTTTTCACTGCCAAAAGACGACAGTTTAAAGAACCGGATTGTTATTGTTTTAAAGATAGATGACGGTGAACGCTCAAGATTAATGGGACTGTTAGTGGATGCATTCGCCGAAACTTACGACATTGCTGAACACGAAATAAAAGCTGCGCCAAGTAAAATTAGCGTCATTGACGATGAATTTATTATTGGCTTGGCAACTTCTGATGAAAAAATGCTGATTTTGTTAGACGTTGATGAACTATTAACATCTCAAGAATTAACCCCGACGATAAACGACAACGTTGCTTAA